In Oncorhynchus nerka isolate Pitt River linkage group LG21, Oner_Uvic_2.0, whole genome shotgun sequence, the genomic window ccaccctacctgacaccctagacccactccaatttgcttaccgccccaataggtccacagacgacgcaattgcaaccacactgccctaacccatctggacaagaggaatacctactagagaatgctgttcatcgactacagctcagcatttaacaccatagtatcctccaaactcgtcatcaagctcgagaccctgagtctcgaccccgccctgtgcaactgggtactggacttcctgacgggccaccgccaggtggtgagagtaggtaacaacatctccaccccgctgatcctcaacactggggctccacaagggtgcgttctgagccctctcctatactccctgttcacccacgactgcgtggccatgcacgcttccaactcaatcatcaagtttgcggacgacactacagtggtaggcttgattaccaacaacgacgagacggcctacagggaggaggtgagggccctcggagtgtggtgtcaggaaaataaccttgcactcaacgtcaacaaaacaaaggagatgatcgtggactttaggaaacagcagagggagcacccccctatccacatcgacagggcagtagtggagagggtagtaagttttaagttcctcaactgaattggtccacccacacagacagttttgtgaagaaggcgcaacagtgcctcttcaacctcaggaggctgaataaattcagcttgtcaacaaaagcaatcacaaacttttacagatgcacaatcgagagcatcctgtcgggctctatcaccgcctggtacggcaactgctccgcccacaaccgcaagcctctccagagggtagtgaggtctgcacaacgcatcaccgggggaaaactacctgccctccaggacacctacactacccgatgtcacaggaaggccataaagatcatcaaggataacaaccacccgagccactgcctgttcaccccgctatcatccagaaggcgaggtcagtacaggtgcatcaaagcagggaccgagagactgaaaaacagcttctatctcaaggccatcagactgttaaacagccaccactaacattgagtggctgctgccaacatactgactcaactccagccactttaataatggaaattgatgtaaaaaaatgtagcactagccactttaaacaatgccacttaatatgtttacataccctacattactcatctcatatgtatatactgtactcgataccatctactgcatcttgcctatgccgttctgtaccatcactcattcatatctttatgtacatattctttatccctttacacttgtatgTATAAGGTAGCAGTTGTGGAAttattaggttagattactcgttggttactactgcattgtcggaactacaagcacaagcatttcgctacactcgcattaacatctgctaaccatgtgtatgtgacaaatacaatttgatttgatgttgagatgtgtctgttacttggcCTCTGTAactcatttatttgggctgcaatctgaggtgcagttaactaatgaatttatcctctgcagcagaggtaactctgggtcttcctttcctgtggcggtcctcatgagagccagtttcatcatagcgctttgtggtttttgtgactgcaccaactttcaaagttcttgaaatgttccgtaatgatggactgtcatttttctTTGTTTATTTTAGCTgtccttgccataatatggacttggtattttaccaaatagggctatcttctgtataccacccctaccttgtcacaacacaactgattggctcaaacgcattaacaaggaaagaaattccacaaattaatttaaaggcacacctgttaattgaaatgcattccatgtgactacctcatgaagctggttgagagaatgccaagaatgcaaagctgtcaaggcaaagggtggctactttgaagaatctcataaaatatatttatttgtttaacactttttttggttattaGATTCCATATGgggtatttcatagttttgatgtcttcactattattctacaatgtagaaaatagtaaaaattcagaaaaacccttgaatgagtaggtgtgtccaaacttttgactggtactgtaggtctgGATTTAAATCATTGCATGCCTCATCCATGGCCTGAAGGAGGGTGGTACTCTCATGGGGATGGCAGCATACATCTTCCACCTGTATGGTAATAAGGATAATCAAGTATTTTACAGTATTGTACTTATGTATTGTAGTGGTCCTGTACATGGCTCAGCTCATAAGAGTGTGGCACTAACAGAGTTGTAGATCCGATTCCCACTGGGGACACATACCAAAATGTGTGGACTTTTGTCACTTTGGATAAGTGTctatgtaaatgtatatacactgctcaaaaaaataaagggaacacttaaacaacacaatgtaactccaagtcaatcacacttctgtgaaatcaaactgtccacttaggaagcaacactgattggacaataaatttcacatgctgttgtgcaaatggaatagaaaacaggtggaaattataggcaattagcaagacaccgctaataaaggagtggttctgcaggtggtgaccacagaccacttctcagtttctATGCTTCCTGGCCGATGTTTTGCTGGCGGtactttcactctagtggtagcatgagacggagtttacaacccacacaagtggctcaggtagtgcagctcatccaggatggctcatcaatgcgagctgtggcaagaaggtttgctgtgtctgtcagcgtagtgtccagagcatggaggcgctaccaagagacaggccagtacatcaggagacgtggaggagggcaacaacccagcagcaggaccgctacctccgcctttgtgcaaggaggagcactgccagagccctgcaaaattacctccagcaggccacaaatgtgcatgtgtctgctcaaacggtcagaaacagactccatgagggcccgacgtccacaggtgggggttgtgcttacagcccaacaccgtgcaggacgtttggcatttgccagagaacaccaagattggcaaattcgccactggcgccctgtgctcttcacagatgaaagcaggttcacactgagcacgtgacagacatgacagagtctggagacgctgtggaggagaacgttctgctgcctgccacatcctccagcatgaccggttttgCGGTggatcagtcatggtgtggggtggcatttctttggggggccacacagccctccatgtgctcgccagaggtagcctgactgccattaggtaccgagatgagatcctcagaccccttgtgagaccatatgctggtgcggtagGCCCTGGGTTGTGAAAATTTACCACATAGTAATAAAAAAACTAACCGGTAAATATAACTATCAGAATGTCCTTGACTACCTACAGGCCCAGTTTGCAGAGGTGAGTGAGGCAGATCTGAAGGCCATCGACAGTCGCATCTCTGACCTCAGCACACAGGTGCAGGCTATCTCTCAGGGCTGCAGACAGCTGGACGCAGGTAGGGCTCCCCTCTTTGGCCCTATCAGCACTcttcccacacactggactacccGACATACTCTTATCTCTGATTGCAGAGCTGAAGGAGCTCAACAGCTCCATGACCACAGAGGAAATGATATCAGAGATCCAGGAGCTAAAAGAAGGGTGTTCTGGTTACAGGGAGCAGCTGGAGAAGATCAAGTCAACGACCAATCATGTCACACCAGAGCAGAAGGAGATGGTATGGGTCACAATCAGACATGGGTTCAAATACAAACACTTCCCCCCCCCCCTATATACTGTGCTCATGCGTCTTTCCTTCAGGTTTACAAGGAGAGACATCTCTACGTGAAAGAGTGGAAGACGAGGAAGAGACtggtgatttatttattttagctGTATTGCTGACATGTTACGGATTGCGTGATAAAATGAAGGTTGTTTCCGATCAAGCAGACATGCATCTTTTACCGTGAATGTAGTCTCCGCTAaacgcgggaacattgccttacGCGCTGTACTTCCGCAAtttggattgaatagagcccttacttGATCAAAGCCGTACGAGTATTCGTGTCAGAGCAGGACAAACCAGAACAAATAGTCTGAATCTGTCTCTGCTCCTCTCAGGCAGCTGATATGATGGGTTCCATTTTGGAGGGATACCCCAAGACCAAGAAGCAATTTCTGGTAAGATGCTCTGCAAAACATACAGATCTACAGTAATACTGTCTTTATTTGGGAAACGAGATATTGTTCATCACCATGATAGAGGGAGACAAATGCCTATCATGTTTACTCTTATTTGTCAACCTGAGATGTCAGCATCTTTttttgtgttctctgtttaggaagAAGTTGGTGTGGAGACTGATGAGGactgtaaagtgactatgccaaGTACCTGACAGAATGTTGGAGGATCTTTGTTTAATTTGACTTGAATGTCAATTCTGAGGGAGTATTATGCCATCAAAACTCATTCCAGGAATAACTAGTTACTATTTGTAATGTTTTGGAATAAAATACCTTGTACAGGGGTATACTTTAAAGTTTATTTTGCAATTAAAAATCATTCATACGAAATACTTCCATCAAATTCTTGTCCAAATCAGCAGAAAACATGTAACATTAGACCTGATTTATTTATACCAGCACAAATACTTGTCGTATAAAATGATCCCTTTTAAAGTCTGGTGATTACACAGATGAAACATTCACATCTGTTAGGTTTACCAGAAGGTCCTGAAACATTTGGTACAAGTTCTCCTGAGCACATTGTCAAAATAAATCACCAAATTCTTCACATTACATTTGAACATTCTTGACTGTTTAAGGACAGGATTCAATCAGATCTGCAGCAACCTGCATCAAACACATTGCTTTTGTTTAGGTGGTGTAACTGTTGAAGCTGTCAAATTGGTAAGTCATTGTCATGAAACCACACCCGTCCTTATATCCCACCCACCTTAGaagttcagaacaagaatgtgtaGACTATATAGAAATGACAATCATTAAACAAAGTCGGGATTTATCACACATTTCACTGTTATAATTTGTAACACTACTGCAAGGGCTTTCTACTAATGCGACTTGGTGCATCCAATGGCAATGCCAGCTATAGTTAACACCAGGAGCTTCTTGTGGATTTGACAACTCtaatgccgtcattgtaaataataattagctgttaactgacttgcctagtttaataaaggttaaatacatttgttttaaaCGCAGTTACACCTCCAACACCACCTAAACAAAAGCAATGATTAGCTATGCGTTTACCGCTAATCTGATTGAATCCTGGCCAGAGTTTTTTGGTTCAGAGATAGTTTAAAAACCATGTTTAATACAGAACTATTCATGAATCACTATTCTACCGTGCCTTTTTGCCAATAAAGATGACGAAAAGGTGAAAAGCTGCAGTAACACTTACAAATATGCTTGATTCCGTCACAACATGGACACAACAGCAATCATAACATCACAATCAATGATGAACATTTAACAACTCTCAAATACCATCACAACTGGTTTGAATTGAATATTTTAACTCATGACTGTTTTGGATTTGATTCGAACCGGTTTAGAACTTTATGCTGGtttgaacactggaacaaaaaaAAGAGAGGTTTGGAATGgaacaattaaaaaaataaaatgtggtTCCAACCCCTGATTTGTGGTGAATGTAAACATTAGGGAACGTTTACAAGCAAGCGGCCATTTGCCTTGTTTAACACAACTCTGTTCTGCAACGAAACCTGACTAGACAGGAAACACCCAACCCTGCTGCAGACTGGTGGTGAATTGAGTAAGCGTTAACGATTTAAATACTGCAGGCCAGGAGGGAACACGATAGACTGATATGTGAGGTCTCTACCAGACCCTGAGAACCCAGGGTAGGCCCCGGCTCCATCCTCGAGGGGAGATTCCTGTCCTGAGTTTACACCTGAACTGCATTAATACGGCTGGCTGTTGAGCTGCCGGAGAACTCCCACCACAAACTCACGCAATGTCTGGGAAGGAAAAGAGGACAAACATGGATTACCTTCCACAGCTGTCAACTCAACATAGTCATCAATCCTCAGAGCGAGACAGGGTGGCTAGCATGTCAATTAAAGCCTACAGCGGTGATAGTTTTGACCTGTTGGGGTCAGACGGAAGTCCAAAATACCATCCTTGAGCAGAAAATACACCAAAATGCCATGACTATCACATATAAAGACCATTACCTTAAAACCATACATGATTTGGTGTGCCATCCATCCACCAGCAGCGAGATTCCCCCAGCAGTACAGTACATTTAGTGCATATTGAGTGTCCTACCTGAGGCTTGCAGTGCTCCTCGATCCAGCTGAAGACGCAGGCGGACAGCTCCTGGAAGCTGGCCACAGACACAGACCTGCTGAAGGACTGGAACAGGGAGTCCATGATGCTCTGAAACACGCTGAACTTGACCTGGTCTGACACCTGCTCCTCCCCCTGCTGAGGGTTGTTCTGGTGGGCCTTCACTATGTGCTCATAGTTCCTACAACACACAGGTTAAACGTTATAAACCGGGTAGTTTGGGTACTGGATGCTAATTGGCTGAAACAGAATTCCAGCCGTGTGTATATCAGACAATATACCATGGGTTTGACACAATACATATTTTTTGCTATATTCATGTTGTTAAACGgtttataataacaataaggcGTGGGTGGTTT contains:
- the LOC115104153 gene encoding homologous-pairing protein 2 homolog isoform X1; this translates as MSLTIYRSSTAWAVVKAMEQLALEGKIKGKTYGKQKIYFADQAQFAEVSEADLKAIDSRISDLSTQVQAISQGCRQLDAELKELNSSMTTEEMISEIQELKEGCSGYREQLEKIKSTTNHVTPEQKEMVYKERHLYVKEWKTRKRLAADMMGSILEGYPKTKKQFLEEVGVETDEDCKVTMPST
- the LOC115104153 gene encoding homologous-pairing protein 2 homolog isoform X2; this encodes MEQLALEGKIKGKTYGKQKIYFADQAQFAEVSEADLKAIDSRISDLSTQVQAISQGCRQLDAELKELNSSMTTEEMISEIQELKEGCSGYREQLEKIKSTTNHVTPEQKEMVYKERHLYVKEWKTRKRLAADMMGSILEGYPKTKKQFLEEVGVETDEDCKVTMPST